Genomic segment of Dehalogenimonas alkenigignens:
ACCAAATCATCCGGTTTGACCTCACCCCGCGCCTGCGCCATCAGCACGTCTTTAATCGACAGGATGCCGACAACATTGTCCATGTTCTCCTCGTAGACCGGAAACCGCGACATCGGGGATTTTTCGTAAATATCGAAGAACTCCTTCATCGAGCTGCCTTTTTCTACCGCCACCACCTCCGGCCGAGGCACCAGCACCTCAGATACCGGCCGGTCGCGGAAATCGAAGACGGCATGCAGCATCTCGGCCTCAGCCATCTCCACCGTCCCTTCTTTGTGGCCGACATCGATCATCGAGCGGATTTCTTCCTCGTTGAAGAGAGAGCGGTGGTAAGCCTTGCCGCCGCCAAACAGGCGCATGAAGCCCGATGCAATCCATGACAAAAAGGCGACTCCGGGTGCAAACAACCAGGCGATGAAGCTGATCGGACGGGCAAAGGCCAGGGTGACCTTCTCAGAATGCCGTGTTGCCACCGTCTTGGGCGTCACCTCTGCGAAAATTAGAATGACAACGGTTAAGGCGATGGTGGCAACCAGTACCCCGTATTCCTCACCGAGCGCATCGATGGCGATTACCGTAGCTAAAGCAGACGCGGCAATGTTGACAAAGTTGTTGCCCAACAAGACGGTGGACAACAGTCTTTCCGGTTTTTCCACCAGGCGGGCGACAATGTCAGCGCCTTTCACCTTTTCGTCAAGCATCGTTTGCAGGCGAAACTTGGAAAGGGAGATAAAAGCCGTTTCCGAGCTGGAGAAAAAAGCGGACAGAAGCAGGCAGATTACGAGCAGAATTAAATAGGTATTTTCCATTAAGAAGCGACGCGCCGGCCAGAATCAGAGCTAATTTCGCCTGATAATAACACTTTTACCGAAAGGTTGCACTTGTTTGGCTGTCTAGTCACCCTGGTCAATCGTGTTCCTGGAGAAGTCAACAGATCCGCGGCAGCAGTTCCCCGGAGAGCATGTCCACGATGCGCCGGGCGCCTAACGCGGTCTTTAACACCACTCGGCCAGGATGTCCGCTTACCACTTCACCGATAATTGATGCCTTGCTGCCGTAGGAGTTGCGCCGCATCGCCTCCAGGACTTTATCGGCATCTTCGGGAGCGACAATGGCGATCATTTTACCTTCGTTAGCCACATAAAGCGGGTCGAAGCCTAAAAGCTCGCAGGCGGCGCCAACGGCGTCCTTCACCGGTATTTTCGTTTCGTCGATGTCGATGCCGACATTCGACTGGGCGGCGATCTCGTTCAGAGTGGTGGCCAGCCCGCCGCGAGTGGGGTCACGCAGTACATGAATATTTTTAGACGCCTCAAGCATCGTTGTAACCATGCCGTTCAGGGGAGCGCAGTCGCTTTCCACCGGCACCTTGAAGTTGAAACCTTCCCGTTGAGCCATGATTGCCATGCCGTGGTCGCCGATGCTGCCGCTTAACATAACTATATCTCCCGGCTTAGCGTTGCATCCCGAAATGTTAATCCCGTCCGGCACGATCCCGACGCCGGAGGTGTTGATGAACAGTCTGTCGGCTTTACCCCGGTTGACCACCTTGGTATCTCCGGTAACGATGCAGACGCCGGCCTCTGAGGAAGCGGCTTTGATACTGTTGACTACCCTTGCCAGGTCTTCCAGAGGCAATCCTTCTTCGATAATGAATGCGAGGCTGAGGAACTTCGGAGCCGCCCCGGCTGTGGCCAGATCGTTAACCGTGCCGCAAACCGCGAGCTTGCCGATATCGCCGCCGGGGAAAAATATCGGGCTGACCACATAGCTGTCGGTGGTAAAAGCTAGCCTTCCCCCGTTAAGACTGAAACAGGCGGCGTCGTCCAGCCTGGACAATGTTTCGTTGGCCAGTTCACCGACGAACATCTTCCGCACCAGGTCCTGCGATAGTTTGCCGCCGGAACCATGGGCCAGCAGCACTGTTTTACTCGCGTCCAAATGTTAACTCCGTGATCCGATATTAGCCGATGGCTTCGGCGAAATGATAATAAGCAGCGCAGGAACCTTCGCTGGAAACCATGCAGGGACCGACCGGATTTTCCGGGGTGCAGGCTTTACGGAACAGTTTACAGTCCTCGGGAGTCTTGACCGCCCGGATAACCTCGCCGCAGAGGCAGCCGGCCGGCTCCCGCGGTTCCCGTTCGAGCTTTATCTCGAAAACCTTTTCGGCGTCATGAGCCGCGAACTCTTCCCGTATTGCTAAACCGCTCTCCGGAATACTGCCGACACCCCGCCAGTCGGCAGGGGCGACTTCGAATACGCGGTCGAGCATCGCCAGTGCCTGGGGATTGCCTTCAGCCCTGACGGCCCGGCTGTAAGCTGTCTGGACTCGGGGAGCGCCGGACTCTATCTGGTCGATAATCATATCAACGCAATGGAGAATATCCAGCGGTTCAAAACCGGAGACAGCGCAAGCGATGCCGTACCGGCCGGGGATGAAATACCACGCGTCGGCGCCGATGATAGCTGAAACGTGCCCGGGGCAGATGATGCCCTGGATCTTTACCTCGCCGGCATCAAGAAGGGCCCGGGTAACCGGCGGCGTCACCTTATGCAGGGAAATGACTGAGAAGTTTTGCAGTTTTTCGGCATCTGCCTGGAGGATGGCGGCGGCCACTGTCGGCGCGGTCGTCTCGAAACCTATCCCGACGAAGACCACTTTTTTGCCCGGGTTATTACGGGCGATGTCCAGGGCGTCCAGGGTGGAATATACCGTGCGGACATCGGCGCCGGCGGCACGGGCGCGATCGAGGGATCCGTAGCTGGCCGGCACCTTGATCAGGTCGCCGAAGGTTGTGATGGTCACGCCCGGAATTCGCGCCAGAGCCATCACCTTGTCGAGATCGGCCGTCGAGGTCACGCATACCGGGCAGCCCGGCCCGGACAGCAGTTTCAAATGCGGAGGAAGCAAATCACGCAGGCCGTAGCGGAAGATGGCCACGGTGTGCCCGCCGCAGAACTCCATGATGTTGGCCGGTCTGGTGGATTTCCGGCGAATGCCGTCGAGGAGCTTCTTGGCCAGCGCCGAATCGCGGAACTCGGTGGCGAACTTCATGAGGCCTCCGGGATCATCTCCATCTCTTTGAAAAGTTTCAACGTCTCAAGCGCCTCGTGCTCATCCAGCACCTGAATTGCAAAACCGGTGTGCAGCAGAACGTAATCGCCGATCTTGGCCTCCGGCACCATCACCAGACTGGCGCGAACGGTGGTGCCCGCCATATCCACTTCGGCGATGACGCCGTCAATCTTCACGATTTGAGCCGGGACAGCCAAACACATATCCAACCTCCAAACTAGATGTTCTTTACATAATGCGCGGCGACGGCGACCTGTCCTAAAGAAATGCCGCCGTCATTAGTCGGTACTTCCCGATGGGCGTAAACCCGGAAACCGGCTTGCCCAAGGCGCTCAATACTGCGTCTCAGCAGCCGCCGGTTCATAAAACAGCCCCCGGACAAAGCCACCGAGCCCAACCCGGTGTCGCCTCTAATAATCTCACACACTTTTACGATTATGTCAACGACAGCGTTGTGGAAGCGTGCCGCCATTTCGGGCACCCTGACTCCTCCATGGATATCGTCAAGGAGACCCTCGAATAGTCGACGCAGCCGGATGACCCGGTGCCCACCCTCCGCCGCGATGTCAAAGGGGTAGCTGCCGCCGGTCTCCACTCCGTCGGCGGCCATCTCCAGCTCAACCGCCGCCTGAGCGTCGTATTGGATTTCTCGTCTCACCCCTAGCAGCGCGGATACGGCATCGAACAGCCGGCCGGCGCTCGAGGTCTCCGGCGTATTCAAGCCGCGGTCGACCTGGAGCTTGATCAGGTCGAGTTCCGACCCATCGACACACCTTAGACAGGCGGCTGCCTGTGTCAATCCTTCTGCGCCGAAAAGACGGTAAAAATATCCGGCGGCGGTGCGGTATGGCTTTTTGACCGCCGCCTCTCCCCCGGGCAGCGGGAGATACTCCAGGTGGGCGATTCGATCAATCCCTGCGGCGTCGGCAACTGAAAACTCGCCGCCCCAGATTTTCCCATCGGATCCGTAGCCGGTTCCGTCCAGAGCCACGCCAATGACTTTGCCGGAAACGCCGTTTTCGGCCAGACAGGAAGCAATATGGGCATGATGATGCTGGACTTTAACCAGCGGAATATCAAGCCGGGCCGATTCCTCGGCTGCCCATTTGGAGGTGGCATAATCAGGATGCAGGTCGCAGGTAATGGTCTGCGGCTCGATGCGGAACATTCTTTTGTACAGGCTTAACGTTTGTTCGAAATGCTCGATTGTTTCGAGATTCTCCATATCGCCGATGTGCTGCGAGACGAAGGCATTGTCGTCGCGGGTCAGGCAAAAGGTATTCTTTTCTTGCGCTCCAACACCCAAGATTTGCGGCACCGCGGAAGTTAACCTCACCGGGTAGGGAGCAAAGCCGCGGGCCCGCCGCAGCACCCGCTTTTCGCAAGCTTCATGCATGACCACCGAGTCGTCGTAGCGCGAAAATATCTCGCGATTGTGGAGGATAAAATAATCGGCGATGCCGCCAAGGCGGGACAAAGCTTCGTCATTGTCCCTGGCAATTGGTTCTTCCGAAAGATTCCCTGAAGTCATCACCAGCGGCCGGCCGGCTCCAGTCATAATCAAGTGATGAAGCGGGGTATAAGGCAGCATGACGCCCAGGTACTTCAGTCCGGGGGCAACTGCCGAGGCGATGTCTGTACCTTCGTTCAATCTGAGAAGGACGATAGGCGCCGCCGCCGAGATCAAAAGCCGCCTTTCCTCCACCGACAATTCGCAGCGGGGCTCTATCTCGTCCAGGCTGGACAGCATCACGGCGAATGGTTTGGCCGGCCGCCGCTTGCGCCGTCTCAATTCTTCAACCACAGTTTGACTGGTAGCGTCACTGGCGAGCAGGAAACCGCCCAGGCCACGGACAGCCAGAATCTTACCCTGCCGCAACAGTTCGGCAGCCTTTTCGATAACGTCGGCAGCCTCAACTCGCCGCCCGGAGCTGTCCACCAGCCAGAGTTTCGGTCCGCACACCGGACATGCGTTAGGCTGGGCGTGGAAACGCCGGTCCAGCGGGTCTTCATATTCGCGGCGGCATTCCGGGCATATCGGGAAGACCTTCATCGTGGTTAACGGCCGGTCGTACGGAATGTCTTCAATGATGGTGAAGCGCGGCCCGCAGTTGGTACAATTGGTAAACGGGTAGTGGAAGCGCCGGTCCTCTGGATCGTAAATCTCCCGGCGGCAGTCCGAGCAGGTGGCCAGGTCCGGGGAGATAAGCTGGTATCTACCGGCTTCAATCAGGCTGTCGCGGATTTCGAATCGGTCATATCCAGCCGGAGCCAACCATGTTGACATAATACTTGTAATGCGCGACTGGGGAGGCGCCTCGGCCTCTAAACTCCGGCGAAAGGCTTGAACCGCCTCAGATGAACCTTCGACCTCGATGCGGACTTCTCCGGAGGTGTTGGTCACCCAGCCGGTCAGGCCGAAGCGGCGCGCCATCTGGTAAACGAAAGGCCGGAAGCCCACCCCCTGGACAACACCTTTGACAGAAATAGCCAGGCGCTGGGAGGTTTTAGCCGGAGGCACGTTAACTGCCTCGTCCTGGTATCTGTGACTTCAGGAAGGCGATCCAGTCGCTGAAGCCATGCCCCGTTCGGGCGGACAGGGGAAAGACGCGGATACCTGGTTTCAGACCTTCAACCGACCGGGTGAACTTGCCGAGGTCGAAATCAAAATAGGGCAGGATATCGGTCTTGGTAACGATCACCGCGTCGGCCGACGCGAACATGCCGGGGTACTTGAATGGTTTGTCATCGCCCTCCGGTACGGAAAGCAGGACTACCCGAAGGTGCTCGCCGAGTTTGAATTCCGACGGGCAGACCAAATTGCCGACGTTCTCGATGAATAATACATCAATATTTTCCAGCGGCAGGTTGTCCAGGCCGGCGGAGACCTGCCCGGCGTCCAGATGGCAGCCGCCGCCGGTGTTGATCTGAACCACCGGCGCGCCTTTCTGGGCAACCTTCTCGGAGTCTATCTGGGAGGCGATGTCGCCTTCGATAACGCCGACGCGAGCATCAGGCCGAAATCCGTCGATCGTAGCCAGGATAAACGTGGTCTTGCCGGCGCCGGGCGAAGCCATGATATTGACTCCCAGAATGCCATGGTTATCGAGGCGGGCGCGGTTGGCTTCAGCGGTGGCCGTATTAGCGGCCATTATGTCCTTAAGCACTTTTATCTGCATCGTCCACCTCGATCGAATCGACATAAAATTCTTTGCCGGCGATGACCTCCGCCTGCCACAGACCGCATTTGGGACAAATCCACTCGTTGGGTGAGGTGATGAACTCTTCACCGCAAGCGCGGCATTTCATTCTGGCGGGGATGCGTTTGAAATGAAGCATGGATCCCTCGGCGATGGTGCCTTTTGTCATAAAGTCGAAATAGAACTGGATGGAGTCGTCGACCAAGCCGGAAAGTTCGCCGATGACCAGGGTAACAGTGTTCACCCTTTTAGCGCCGGCTTTTCCGGCTTCTTTGAGAACGATATCAAGAAGGCTCTGGGTCACCGCCAGTTCGTGCATTCACAGTCCTAATACTTAAGTACAACTTATAATTATATCGCGATCTTAACGACCGGACAATCGTCACACCGTCATTGCCCCGGTTCAGCGGATCGGAATCGGCTGTCGTAATCGCTGATTCCCTTTTTCGGGGCAAAGAAGAGAGCCGCCTTAAGGGGCGGCTCTCTTCTGAAAGGAGTCTTTATTTTTTAGTACTCGGACGGGGGCGGAGCCTCAACCTTTTTCTCCGGGATATCCGCCACCAGGGAGTTGGTGATGATGACCATATTGGCCACCGAGGCGGCGTTCTCCAGGGCAGACCGGACAACCATGGTGGGATCGATAATGCCCATCTCCACCATATTGCCGAACTCGTCGGTCTCTGCGTTGTAGCCGACGCCGGGCGGTGAGGTGCGGACTTTTTCGATGATGACCGAACCGTCGCGGCCGGCATTGTTGGCGATCCAGCGAACCGGGGTCGGCAAGGCGCGCTTTACGATCAGAACGCCGGTCGCTTCGTCATCCTGCAGCTTCAACTTGTCGAGGGCGGGCAGGGCGTTGATCAAACCGACGCCGCCGCCGGGCAGAATACCCTCTTCGAGAGCGGCGCGGGTGGCAGCCAGGGCGTCCTCGACGCGGGCTTTGCGCTCTTTCATCTCGGTCTCGGTGGCGGCGCCAACGGCGATGACGGCCACGCCGCCGGCCAGAGCGGCTTGCCGCTCCTGCAGCTTCTCGCGGTCAAAAGCGCTCTCGACCTCGTCGATCTGGGCTTTGATGTGCTTGATGCGGTCTTTGATGGCCTCGGGGTTGCCGGCGCCGTCAATGATGACCGTTTTGTCTTTGTTGGTGGTCACGCGGTGCGCGCGGCCCATATCTTCTTCGGTGACCGATTCGAGTTTGCGCCCGGCTTCTTTGGAAATGACGCGGCCGCCGGTCAGGACGGCGATGTCTTCAAGCATCTGCTTCTGGCGATCGCCGAAACCGGGGGCTTTGACAGCCAGGACGTTCAGGTTGCCGCGCATCTTGTTGACCACCAGGGTGGCCAGGGCTTCGCCCTCAACATTCTCGGCAATGATAACCAGGGTCTTGGTCCACTGAAGAATTTTCTCCAGGGCAGGCAGCAGGTCGCCCATGGTCTCGATCTTGCGGTCGGTGATAAGGATCATCGGCTCGTCGAGACTGGCTTCCATACGGCCGGTATCGGTTACGAAGTAGGCGGAAATATAACCGCGATCAAACTGCAGGCCTTCGACGTAGTCGGTCTGGTACTTGAGGCCTTTGGATTCCTCGATGGTAATAACGCCGTCTTTGCCGACCTTCTCCATGACATCGGCGATAAGCTCACCGATTTCAGGATCCTTAGCCGTGATAGTGGCGACCTGAACGATCTGCTCCCGGCCGCGGATAGGCGTGGACATCTTCTTGAGCTCTTTGGCAACTACTTCAGTTGCTTTCTCGATGCCGCGCTTCAGGGCGATCGGCTCGGAGCCGGCGGTAATGTTCTTGAACGCCTCGTTGATAATAGCCTGGGCAAGCATGATGGAGGTGGTGGTGCCGTCGCCGGCGGCATCGTTGGTCTTGGAAGCCGCTTCCTTGACGATCTGGCAGCCCATGTTCTCAAACGGATCCGGCAGGTCGATGTCGCGGGCGATGGTCACGCCGTCGTCGATGACGGTGGGGGCGCCCCAGGCCTTAGCCAGGGCAACCGGATGGCCTTTGGGGCCGAGGGTCACTCGCACGGTGTCGCTCAGGGTATTGATACCTTTGAGCAGGGATTTCCTAACCTGATCGCCAAAAATGATCTGTTTCGCCATTTTTTCTCCTTATCCTCTTTCTCGTTGCCGTTTAGTAGATTTTCTTGGCCAGAACTTGATTTTCCGGCATGATGATCATTTCTACGCCTTCGACTTTGATCTCGGTGCCGCCGAATTTGGGATAGATCACATAGTCGCCGACTTTTACATCCATTACCTCGCGGGTGTTGTCCTTGCCAAGACGGCCGGGGCCGGCGGCGACGACCTGCCCTTCCTGAGCTTTTTCCTGAGCGGTGTCCGGGATGACGATGCCGCTGCGCATCTCTTCCTTTTTGCCGGGTTTAACCAGGATGAAGTTCTGCAGCGGTTGCACGTTGATTGCCATGAATGCCTCCTTCTTTTCTCTCTTTTTACTCAATTTTTTAGCAGTCTCAGCCCGAGACTGCTAACATCACCAATAATATCCTATGTCTCCGACGACGGCAACCCATTCTGTGGCATTCGGCAACGATTTATACCTGTTCTCAGGGATTCCTAATGCCTTTTCGTAAGTATTTTCGCCTTTTCTCGCTGAATACTAATATATCATGTATGCTATAGCTGTTTATACTGCGGGTCTGACAGGTATCTGGTCTGCTATAATACGCCCATGCGCGTATTAGGCATCGAAAGTTCCTGTGACGAAACGGCGGCCGCCATCGTCGAAGACGGGATCAGTGTAATCGCGAGCGAAGTGGCTTCCCAGGTGGATATCCACGCCCGGTACGGCGGCGTGGTGCCCGAAGTCGCCTCGCGCCAGCACCTGCTGTCGGTGGCGCCGGTGGTGGCTAAATGCCTGGACGGCGCCGCGATGAAACTGGCCGAAATCGACGCCGTGGCGGTAACCTGCGGCCCGGGACTGGCCGGGTCGCTTCTGGTAGGCGTCAATTTCGCCAAAGCTCTCGCTATGGCTTTGGATAAACCCTTGATTGGCATCAACCACCTTGAGGGGCACATTTACGCCAATTGGCTGACGGGCAGCGTTCCGGAGTTCCCGGCGCTGGCGCTCATCGTTTCCGGCGGCCACACCGACCTGGTGTTGATGAGAGGCCACGGCGACTACCGGCTGGTCGGCCGCACCCGGGACGATGCCGCCGGCGAAGCCTTCGACAAAGCCGCCCGACTCTTGAACCTTGGTTACCCCGGCGGTCCGGCGGTCGAAAAAGCCGCCGGCCTGGGGAAACCGACCCTCAGGCTGCCCCGCAGTATCATCCGCGGCAGTTTCGATTTCAGCTTTTCCGGGCTTAAAACAGCCCTCTACCGTCTGGCCGAAACGGGCCAGATTGATTCGCCAAACGATGCCGCCGCCAGCTTTCAGGAAGCCGTGGTGGGAATCCTGGTCAAAAGGACGATCGCCGCGGCCGAGGAACTGGGCGTGCGCCAGATTCTTGTGGCGGGCGGTGTAGCCGCCAACTCCCGCCTGCGGCAGAAATTTCTCGCCGATTCACCGCTGCCGG
This window contains:
- a CDS encoding HlyC/CorC family transporter; translated protein: MENTYLILLVICLLLSAFFSSSETAFISLSKFRLQTMLDEKVKGADIVARLVEKPERLLSTVLLGNNFVNIAASALATVIAIDALGEEYGVLVATIALTVVILIFAEVTPKTVATRHSEKVTLAFARPISFIAWLFAPGVAFLSWIASGFMRLFGGGKAYHRSLFNEEEIRSMIDVGHKEGTVEMAEAEMLHAVFDFRDRPVSEVLVPRPEVVAVEKGSSMKEFFDIYEKSPMSRFPVYEENMDNVVGILSIKDVLMAQARGEVKPDDLVDGLMRPAYFAPESKPIGELFNEMRDKNFRMCVVIDEHGGTAGVVSLSRLMEEIVGPVGDELSRAEKDYESINEYTFQVDGGMRVNDLNEELELNLPEGEDYETVAGFIMKKLGQIPRQGQVLRHDGLKLVVTRMRGKKIEDVLITKEKKPEQTAATSPVQPVAGTPPQTAGK
- the hypE gene encoding hydrogenase expression/formation protein HypE, with translation MDASKTVLLAHGSGGKLSQDLVRKMFVGELANETLSRLDDAACFSLNGGRLAFTTDSYVVSPIFFPGGDIGKLAVCGTVNDLATAGAAPKFLSLAFIIEEGLPLEDLARVVNSIKAASSEAGVCIVTGDTKVVNRGKADRLFINTSGVGIVPDGINISGCNAKPGDIVMLSGSIGDHGMAIMAQREGFNFKVPVESDCAPLNGMVTTMLEASKNIHVLRDPTRGGLATTLNEIAAQSNVGIDIDETKIPVKDAVGAACELLGFDPLYVANEGKMIAIVAPEDADKVLEAMRRNSYGSKASIIGEVVSGHPGRVVLKTALGARRIVDMLSGELLPRIC
- the hypD gene encoding hydrogenase formation protein HypD encodes the protein MKFATEFRDSALAKKLLDGIRRKSTRPANIMEFCGGHTVAIFRYGLRDLLPPHLKLLSGPGCPVCVTSTADLDKVMALARIPGVTITTFGDLIKVPASYGSLDRARAAGADVRTVYSTLDALDIARNNPGKKVVFVGIGFETTAPTVAAAILQADAEKLQNFSVISLHKVTPPVTRALLDAGEVKIQGIICPGHVSAIIGADAWYFIPGRYGIACAVSGFEPLDILHCVDMIIDQIESGAPRVQTAYSRAVRAEGNPQALAMLDRVFEVAPADWRGVGSIPESGLAIREEFAAHDAEKVFEIKLEREPREPAGCLCGEVIRAVKTPEDCKLFRKACTPENPVGPCMVSSEGSCAAYYHFAEAIG
- a CDS encoding HypC/HybG/HupF family hydrogenase formation chaperone, with translation MCLAVPAQIVKIDGVIAEVDMAGTTVRASLVMVPEAKIGDYVLLHTGFAIQVLDEHEALETLKLFKEMEMIPEAS
- the hypF gene encoding carbamoyltransferase HypF translates to MPPAKTSQRLAISVKGVVQGVGFRPFVYQMARRFGLTGWVTNTSGEVRIEVEGSSEAVQAFRRSLEAEAPPQSRITSIMSTWLAPAGYDRFEIRDSLIEAGRYQLISPDLATCSDCRREIYDPEDRRFHYPFTNCTNCGPRFTIIEDIPYDRPLTTMKVFPICPECRREYEDPLDRRFHAQPNACPVCGPKLWLVDSSGRRVEAADVIEKAAELLRQGKILAVRGLGGFLLASDATSQTVVEELRRRKRRPAKPFAVMLSSLDEIEPRCELSVEERRLLISAAAPIVLLRLNEGTDIASAVAPGLKYLGVMLPYTPLHHLIMTGAGRPLVMTSGNLSEEPIARDNDEALSRLGGIADYFILHNREIFSRYDDSVVMHEACEKRVLRRARGFAPYPVRLTSAVPQILGVGAQEKNTFCLTRDDNAFVSQHIGDMENLETIEHFEQTLSLYKRMFRIEPQTITCDLHPDYATSKWAAEESARLDIPLVKVQHHHAHIASCLAENGVSGKVIGVALDGTGYGSDGKIWGGEFSVADAAGIDRIAHLEYLPLPGGEAAVKKPYRTAAGYFYRLFGAEGLTQAAACLRCVDGSELDLIKLQVDRGLNTPETSSAGRLFDAVSALLGVRREIQYDAQAAVELEMAADGVETGGSYPFDIAAEGGHRVIRLRRLFEGLLDDIHGGVRVPEMAARFHNAVVDIIVKVCEIIRGDTGLGSVALSGGCFMNRRLLRRSIERLGQAGFRVYAHREVPTNDGGISLGQVAVAAHYVKNI
- the hypB gene encoding hydrogenase nickel incorporation protein HypB — encoded protein: MQIKVLKDIMAANTATAEANRARLDNHGILGVNIMASPGAGKTTFILATIDGFRPDARVGVIEGDIASQIDSEKVAQKGAPVVQINTGGGCHLDAGQVSAGLDNLPLENIDVLFIENVGNLVCPSEFKLGEHLRVVLLSVPEGDDKPFKYPGMFASADAVIVTKTDILPYFDFDLGKFTRSVEGLKPGIRVFPLSARTGHGFSDWIAFLKSQIPGRGS
- the hypA gene encoding hydrogenase maturation nickel metallochaperone HypA is translated as MHELAVTQSLLDIVLKEAGKAGAKRVNTVTLVIGELSGLVDDSIQFYFDFMTKGTIAEGSMLHFKRIPARMKCRACGEEFITSPNEWICPKCGLWQAEVIAGKEFYVDSIEVDDADKSA
- the groL gene encoding chaperonin GroEL (60 kDa chaperone family; promotes refolding of misfolded polypeptides especially under stressful conditions; forms two stacked rings of heptamers to form a barrel-shaped 14mer; ends can be capped by GroES; misfolded proteins enter the barrel where they are refolded when GroES binds), whose protein sequence is MAKQIIFGDQVRKSLLKGINTLSDTVRVTLGPKGHPVALAKAWGAPTVIDDGVTIARDIDLPDPFENMGCQIVKEAASKTNDAAGDGTTTSIMLAQAIINEAFKNITAGSEPIALKRGIEKATEVVAKELKKMSTPIRGREQIVQVATITAKDPEIGELIADVMEKVGKDGVITIEESKGLKYQTDYVEGLQFDRGYISAYFVTDTGRMEASLDEPMILITDRKIETMGDLLPALEKILQWTKTLVIIAENVEGEALATLVVNKMRGNLNVLAVKAPGFGDRQKQMLEDIAVLTGGRVISKEAGRKLESVTEEDMGRAHRVTTNKDKTVIIDGAGNPEAIKDRIKHIKAQIDEVESAFDREKLQERQAALAGGVAVIAVGAATETEMKERKARVEDALAATRAALEEGILPGGGVGLINALPALDKLKLQDDEATGVLIVKRALPTPVRWIANNAGRDGSVIIEKVRTSPPGVGYNAETDEFGNMVEMGIIDPTMVVRSALENAASVANMVIITNSLVADIPEKKVEAPPPSEY
- a CDS encoding co-chaperone GroES encodes the protein MAINVQPLQNFILVKPGKKEEMRSGIVIPDTAQEKAQEGQVVAAGPGRLGKDNTREVMDVKVGDYVIYPKFGGTEIKVEGVEMIIMPENQVLAKKIY
- the tsaD gene encoding tRNA (adenosine(37)-N6)-threonylcarbamoyltransferase complex transferase subunit TsaD, yielding MRVLGIESSCDETAAAIVEDGISVIASEVASQVDIHARYGGVVPEVASRQHLLSVAPVVAKCLDGAAMKLAEIDAVAVTCGPGLAGSLLVGVNFAKALAMALDKPLIGINHLEGHIYANWLTGSVPEFPALALIVSGGHTDLVLMRGHGDYRLVGRTRDDAAGEAFDKAARLLNLGYPGGPAVEKAAGLGKPTLRLPRSIIRGSFDFSFSGLKTALYRLAETGQIDSPNDAAASFQEAVVGILVKRTIAAAEELGVRQILVAGGVAANSRLRQKFLADSPLPVLIPPLRLCTDNAAIIAGCGCFHLAKGERSGLDLDVYPSLPFASISPN